In one window of Blastopirellula marina DNA:
- a CDS encoding sugar phosphate nucleotidyltransferase translates to MGKRIAVVLAAGKGTRMQSEMPKVLFPVLGRPMIEYVLDALREVGVEKIICVVGYRSDDVKSALSGAEDLVFVEQTEQLGTGHAVQMCLNELNSIDGSVVVLAGDSPLVQSSSLTELFEAFESEGHACLLGTLKRDDPTGLGRIVRDADGTFEGIVEQKDATPEQREITEVNMSTYVFDAPRLVDALSRLTNDNAQGEYYLTDCPQILKGMGYKVDALPVLKACEAHSINSREQLAEVERVMTEIGYNKN, encoded by the coding sequence ATGGGAAAACGTATTGCGGTGGTCCTGGCGGCAGGCAAAGGGACCCGAATGCAATCGGAGATGCCCAAGGTGCTTTTTCCGGTACTAGGTCGACCAATGATCGAGTACGTCCTGGATGCCCTACGTGAGGTGGGTGTCGAGAAGATCATCTGCGTGGTCGGCTATCGCTCGGATGACGTGAAGTCCGCACTAAGTGGCGCGGAAGATCTTGTTTTTGTCGAGCAGACCGAACAGCTTGGCACGGGGCATGCCGTTCAGATGTGCCTGAATGAACTAAATTCAATCGATGGATCGGTGGTTGTCCTCGCCGGTGACTCGCCACTGGTGCAATCTTCGTCCCTGACCGAGTTGTTCGAAGCCTTTGAGTCGGAGGGACATGCTTGCCTTCTGGGAACCCTGAAGCGTGACGACCCCACTGGCTTGGGCCGAATTGTGCGTGATGCGGACGGTACCTTCGAGGGAATCGTTGAGCAAAAGGATGCCACGCCCGAACAACGCGAGATTACGGAAGTGAACATGAGCACCTACGTTTTCGATGCCCCACGATTGGTGGACGCCCTGTCGCGGCTCACGAACGATAACGCTCAGGGCGAGTATTACCTGACGGATTGTCCGCAGATTCTCAAAGGTATGGGATATAAGGTCGACGCATTGCCAGTTCTCAAAGCTTGCGAAGCTCATAGCATCAATTCTCGCGAGCAATTGGCTGAGGTAGAGCGTGTGATGACCGAAATTGGTTACAATAAGAATTGA
- a CDS encoding protein kinase domain-containing protein, whose translation MADLTADEFAQRVIDFKLLEHYQVDQIWSELGSREVSLGEFQNILLRKELLTNYQVERIVKGLRTGYFYGDYKALYMIGTGTFARVFRTVHKDTGKVVAAKVLRRRFSEDPKRALQFMTEGELGKGLRHPNICPIYEVHSETSMYQQGTNYFLIIEFIEGQNLRDLLRIRGKFSPKEATQLMIDITSGLAYAAERGLTHRDLKTSNVLISARGRAKLVDFGLAAFAEQVSEDGQASNPRTVDYAGLEIATNAPRDDSRSDIFFAGSIFYHMLSGVLPLNETRDRSERLSAGRYLNVKSIAQVAPDLPRSVASVVAKAMETNPDRRYQSPGQMLMDLKMAAKRLEMGDESAAGEIRGKIEAQNEARIAKQFEGYNKTIMIVESNMDMQNVLRDRLKKYGYRVLVISDPQRALLRYAEDASPADIVVFSAIDMGEPAVEAFNQFGSDAETKDKPAVLIIKERQKAIREAAELGENRAIMTMPVKVRELRKLIHELLKDPLSEEDEDAEAEAETA comes from the coding sequence ATGGCTGATCTTACCGCCGACGAATTTGCGCAGCGCGTTATCGACTTCAAACTCCTTGAACACTATCAGGTCGATCAAATCTGGAGTGAGTTAGGATCTCGTGAAGTTTCCCTGGGCGAATTTCAGAACATCCTCTTGCGTAAAGAATTGCTGACCAATTACCAGGTCGAGCGAATTGTTAAAGGATTGCGCACTGGGTACTTTTATGGGGACTACAAAGCCCTCTACATGATCGGAACCGGAACGTTCGCTCGTGTGTTCCGAACCGTCCATAAGGACACCGGCAAGGTGGTTGCCGCCAAGGTTCTGCGGCGTCGCTTCAGCGAAGATCCCAAGCGTGCTCTTCAGTTCATGACGGAAGGAGAGCTCGGCAAAGGCCTGCGACATCCCAATATCTGCCCGATCTATGAAGTTCACTCCGAAACCTCGATGTACCAACAGGGCACCAATTACTTCCTTATTATTGAGTTCATCGAAGGCCAAAACCTGCGTGATCTGCTGCGAATCCGAGGCAAATTCAGCCCGAAAGAAGCAACGCAGCTGATGATCGACATCACGTCCGGGCTGGCCTACGCCGCTGAGCGCGGGCTTACTCACCGTGACTTAAAGACGTCGAACGTGCTCATCTCGGCCCGAGGCCGCGCGAAATTGGTCGACTTTGGTTTGGCCGCCTTCGCGGAACAGGTCAGCGAAGATGGGCAGGCGTCCAACCCGCGAACCGTTGACTATGCCGGTTTGGAAATTGCGACCAACGCTCCCCGAGACGATAGCCGTAGCGATATCTTCTTCGCGGGTTCGATCTTCTATCACATGCTTTCCGGCGTACTGCCTCTAAACGAAACGCGTGATCGATCGGAACGTCTCTCCGCGGGGCGTTACCTAAACGTGAAATCGATCGCCCAGGTCGCGCCTGACCTTCCTCGCTCGGTTGCCAGTGTGGTCGCCAAAGCGATGGAAACCAACCCCGATCGACGTTACCAATCGCCAGGCCAGATGCTAATGGACCTCAAAATGGCGGCTAAACGATTGGAAATGGGGGACGAATCGGCTGCCGGTGAAATCCGCGGTAAGATCGAGGCTCAAAACGAAGCGCGTATTGCGAAGCAGTTCGAGGGTTACAACAAGACGATCATGATCGTCGAATCGAACATGGACATGCAGAACGTGCTGCGTGACCGCTTGAAGAAATACGGCTACCGAGTGCTTGTGATCAGTGATCCGCAGCGGGCATTGCTCCGCTACGCTGAAGATGCCTCTCCCGCAGATATTGTCGTCTTCAGTGCGATCGACATGGGAGAGCCAGCAGTTGAGGCGTTCAATCAATTTGGTTCTGACGCCGAAACCAAGGACAAGCCAGCTGTGCTCATTATCAAGGAACGTCAAAAGGCGATCCGCGAAGCAGCCGAGCTAGGCGAGAACCGGGCAATCATGACCATGCCAGTCAAAGTCCGCGAACTTCGTAAGTTGATCCACGAACTACTGAAGGATCCGCTGAGCGAAGAAGACGAAGATGCGGAAGCAGAAGCTGAGACCGCTTAA
- the pth gene encoding aminoacyl-tRNA hydrolase has product MKLVVGLGNPGKKYEGTRHNVGFEVLQALAKRHAAPVPKSKFNGQLTEIGVRGEKLMLLSPLTYMNKSGNSVRPAFDFYKLTLEDVLIVCDDFNLPLAKLRLKGKGSAGGQNGLADVIQKLGSNEVPRLRIGIGAPREGADVAGYVLSNFAKAEKPEMDLCVEQAASVVEDWASQGLTYAMNQYNA; this is encoded by the coding sequence ATGAAACTCGTTGTCGGGCTCGGAAATCCAGGAAAAAAGTACGAGGGAACGCGGCATAACGTCGGTTTCGAGGTACTTCAAGCGTTGGCCAAGCGACACGCGGCGCCCGTTCCGAAATCGAAGTTTAACGGTCAACTGACCGAGATTGGTGTTCGCGGTGAGAAGCTGATGTTGCTTAGCCCGCTCACCTATATGAACAAAAGTGGGAACAGTGTTCGTCCGGCGTTCGACTTTTACAAGTTAACGCTGGAGGATGTTTTGATTGTTTGCGATGACTTTAACCTTCCATTGGCCAAACTACGGCTGAAAGGGAAGGGCTCAGCAGGTGGTCAAAACGGATTAGCCGATGTGATTCAAAAGCTCGGCTCGAATGAGGTGCCTCGACTCCGTATCGGTATCGGAGCACCACGAGAAGGGGCCGACGTGGCTGGCTATGTCTTGAGCAACTTTGCCAAGGCGGAAAAGCCCGAGATGGATTTGTGCGTTGAGCAGGCTGCTTCGGTAGTCGAGGACTGGGCTTCCCAGGGGCTGACGTACGCAATGAACCAATACAACGCGTAG
- the rpsF gene encoding 30S ribosomal protein S6, with translation MAAYVYEGMFILDSNRYGKDPSGVAGKIDALVQQLGGEILVSRMWAEQRLAYPINGHRRGTYWLTYFRLDSLKVDELNYACNINDDMLRFLFIKHDPRIVDMLVAHAEGHEIAGEEDSDSDNDSDNDDDSSNEDEEETVEAAD, from the coding sequence TTGGCGGCTTACGTTTACGAGGGGATGTTCATTCTGGACTCCAACCGGTATGGAAAGGATCCCAGTGGGGTCGCCGGCAAAATTGATGCTCTCGTGCAGCAATTGGGTGGCGAAATCCTGGTGAGCCGTATGTGGGCCGAACAGCGCCTGGCGTACCCAATCAACGGGCATCGCCGAGGTACCTACTGGCTGACCTACTTCCGCTTGGACAGCTTAAAAGTGGACGAGTTGAACTACGCATGCAACATCAATGATGACATGCTGCGGTTCCTGTTCATCAAGCACGATCCACGAATCGTCGACATGCTGGTCGCCCACGCTGAAGGTCACGAGATCGCCGGCGAAGAAGACTCGGATTCCGACAACGACAGCGACAACGATGATGATTCGTCGAACGAAGACGAAGAAGAAACCGTGGAAGCTGCCGACTAG
- the der gene encoding ribosome biogenesis GTPase Der: MAVPQVVIIGRPNVGKSSIFNWLAGRRLAIVDDVAGVTRDRMVHLQKWNDRFFEIVDTGGIGVNDVDNLTDEIERQIQIAIDSADIILFVVDVRSGMLPLDQAVAQRLRKIDKPVVLVANKADSPHMDVEADQFYRLGRGKLVSVSTLQNRNKSDLLDIIVDRLPDPDANSNEETATEMKVAIVGRRNVGKSTFVNSLAQSERMIVSEVAGTTRDSVDVRFEMDGKSFVAIDTPGLRRRVSVKTDIDYYSTHRAERSIRHADVVLMFFDASQQISKVDKQLVRYISDEFKPCIFVVNKWDLYHTQMPTDRWATYLHETFPMMSHVPIAFITGKTGKNVKTLLNHTQMLYKQSLSRISTGELNRILKEIVAHHPPPLHKNRKPKIYYATQVGEQPPTFVLMVNMPKAFSPSYQRYLISSFRDAVPFPEVPIKLYLKKRESSDNKDEFGKIGKPEFEEEIENDFEEETANMDEAVEDQEFDDINEEA, from the coding sequence ATGGCGGTACCGCAAGTAGTTATTATTGGTCGTCCCAACGTCGGTAAATCCAGCATCTTCAATTGGCTGGCCGGTCGGCGTCTGGCCATCGTCGATGACGTCGCAGGCGTCACTCGCGATCGCATGGTCCATCTGCAAAAGTGGAACGATCGTTTCTTCGAGATCGTCGACACCGGTGGGATCGGCGTGAACGACGTCGACAACCTGACCGACGAAATTGAACGCCAGATTCAAATCGCCATCGATTCGGCCGACATCATTCTGTTCGTCGTGGATGTTCGCAGTGGGATGCTTCCCTTGGATCAAGCGGTCGCCCAGCGTCTGCGAAAGATCGACAAACCGGTCGTGCTGGTCGCCAACAAGGCAGACTCGCCCCACATGGATGTTGAAGCGGATCAATTCTATCGCCTCGGTCGTGGCAAGCTGGTCTCGGTCAGCACGCTGCAAAACCGAAACAAGAGTGACTTGCTCGATATCATCGTTGACCGCCTCCCTGATCCCGATGCGAACAGCAACGAAGAGACCGCGACAGAAATGAAGGTCGCGATCGTCGGCCGCCGTAACGTGGGCAAGAGCACGTTCGTGAACTCGCTCGCTCAATCGGAACGAATGATCGTCAGCGAAGTGGCAGGCACCACGCGTGATAGTGTCGACGTCCGTTTTGAGATGGACGGCAAGTCATTCGTTGCGATCGACACGCCCGGCCTTCGGCGCCGCGTGAGCGTGAAGACCGATATCGACTATTACAGTACGCACCGCGCCGAACGAAGTATCCGTCACGCTGACGTGGTTTTGATGTTCTTCGACGCCTCGCAGCAGATCAGCAAGGTCGACAAACAGCTTGTCCGCTACATCAGCGACGAGTTCAAGCCGTGCATCTTCGTAGTCAACAAGTGGGACCTATACCACACCCAAATGCCTACCGACCGCTGGGCGACCTACTTGCACGAAACCTTCCCAATGATGTCGCACGTTCCCATTGCGTTCATCACCGGGAAGACTGGTAAGAATGTCAAAACGCTGCTGAACCACACCCAAATGCTGTATAAGCAGTCCCTCTCACGGATTAGTACGGGCGAGTTGAACCGTATCTTGAAAGAGATCGTTGCCCATCATCCGCCTCCGTTGCACAAGAATCGCAAGCCGAAGATTTACTACGCGACCCAAGTCGGCGAACAACCACCGACGTTTGTGTTGATGGTGAACATGCCCAAAGCGTTTTCGCCCAGCTACCAACGTTACCTGATTTCTTCGTTCCGAGACGCGGTCCCCTTCCCTGAAGTTCCGATCAAGCTCTACCTCAAGAAACGCGAATCAAGCGACAATAAGGACGAGTTCGGCAAGATTGGAAAACCGGAGTTTGAGGAAGAAATAGAAAACGATTTCGAAGAAGAAACAGCTAACATGGACGAGGCTGTGGAAGACCAAGAATTCGACGATATCAACGAGGAAGCCTGA
- a CDS encoding ribose-phosphate diphosphokinase — MKIFSGRANPKLAEDVCNFLHLKLGRVSLGEFPDGEIQCKIEEDVRGRDVFLVQPTCPPVNNNLIELLVMIDSCRRASAERITAVIPYYGYARQDRKDEGRVPITAKLVADLITSAGADRVLTMDLHAAQIQGFFNVPVDHLNASPVLNHYFLSLGVPTENLCVVSPDAGSIKRAVTHHRRLNGELAIVDKRRTSAHETTTKNIIGGPVDGKVAVIFDDMISTAGSICGAAKVVHKAGAKEIYLAATHGVLCGPAVARLQAAPIKEIILTDTIPQKSQDLLKNMRVLSVAPLLGEAIKRIHNDESISALFREHVG, encoded by the coding sequence ATTAAAATCTTCAGCGGTCGCGCTAATCCCAAACTTGCCGAAGACGTTTGCAATTTTCTGCATCTGAAACTCGGGCGCGTCTCGCTGGGCGAATTCCCCGACGGCGAAATTCAGTGCAAGATCGAAGAAGATGTCCGCGGGCGTGATGTCTTTCTGGTGCAGCCAACTTGTCCGCCGGTGAATAACAATTTGATTGAATTGTTGGTCATGATCGACAGTTGTCGACGGGCCAGTGCCGAGCGAATTACGGCCGTTATTCCTTACTATGGCTATGCTCGCCAAGACCGCAAAGACGAAGGTCGTGTTCCCATCACGGCCAAGTTGGTCGCTGATCTGATTACCAGCGCCGGGGCAGACCGCGTGCTGACGATGGATCTGCATGCCGCTCAGATTCAGGGGTTCTTTAATGTTCCGGTCGATCACTTGAACGCCTCGCCAGTGCTCAATCATTACTTTTTGAGCTTGGGCGTGCCGACGGAGAACCTATGTGTTGTCAGCCCTGATGCTGGAAGCATTAAGCGAGCGGTCACGCATCATCGCCGCTTGAACGGTGAGTTAGCGATTGTGGACAAGCGACGTACGAGTGCCCATGAGACGACCACCAAGAACATTATCGGTGGCCCTGTCGACGGCAAGGTAGCGGTGATATTCGACGACATGATCAGCACCGCTGGTTCAATTTGCGGTGCGGCGAAGGTCGTTCACAAAGCGGGCGCGAAAGAGATTTACTTGGCGGCCACCCATGGTGTCTTGTGTGGACCTGCGGTTGCTCGACTTCAGGCGGCTCCAATTAAGGAAATCATTCTGACCGACACCATTCCTCAGAAGTCCCAGGACCTGCTGAAGAATATGCGGGTCCTGTCGGTTGCCCCGCTCTTGGGTGAGGCGATCAAACGGATTCACAACGATGAATCCATTAGCGCCCTCTTTCGAGAGCACGTTGGCTAA
- a CDS encoding uracil-DNA glycosylase family protein, with the protein MDVSRIRRILLQQAEGWQASGVQYLHKQEGFSLPQVDSPPHPTQPETTVSQGPSEMPKAKKQPAATAAKPIEVSRKPSSASEPWPAELAKLTQDQRQERLDQLREAVAGCTLCAELARTRIQTVFGVGKATARIAFFGEAPGADEDKQGEPFVGRAGKLLTQIIEACGFQRGDVYILNTLKCRPPGNRNPTTEENENCRPYFERQLEIIQPEYIVCLGRFAINNLLETVEPIGKLRGKFHPYRGSKVVVTYHPAYLLRNPSAKKDVWDDMKMMLSDMGVPIPKPKKQ; encoded by the coding sequence ATGGACGTCAGCCGTATCCGCCGCATCTTACTGCAACAAGCCGAAGGCTGGCAGGCGTCCGGCGTCCAATATCTACATAAGCAGGAGGGATTCTCTCTACCCCAGGTGGACTCTCCGCCGCACCCCACCCAGCCGGAAACGACCGTCTCGCAAGGACCGAGCGAAATGCCCAAAGCGAAGAAGCAACCTGCTGCCACGGCTGCCAAGCCGATCGAAGTTTCCCGAAAACCGAGCTCTGCCAGCGAGCCTTGGCCTGCTGAACTGGCCAAGCTAACACAGGATCAGCGGCAGGAGCGGCTCGATCAATTACGCGAGGCAGTCGCGGGCTGCACACTTTGTGCGGAATTGGCCCGAACTCGCATCCAAACTGTGTTTGGTGTCGGAAAAGCAACTGCACGGATCGCCTTTTTCGGGGAAGCTCCTGGAGCAGACGAGGATAAGCAGGGGGAACCGTTCGTGGGCCGGGCAGGAAAACTGCTTACCCAAATCATCGAAGCGTGCGGTTTTCAACGAGGCGACGTCTACATCCTCAACACGCTCAAATGTCGGCCGCCAGGAAATCGAAATCCGACCACCGAGGAAAATGAAAACTGTCGACCCTATTTCGAGCGACAGTTAGAGATTATCCAGCCAGAGTACATCGTCTGCCTCGGGCGATTTGCCATCAACAACTTACTGGAAACGGTTGAACCGATTGGCAAGTTACGCGGGAAGTTTCATCCCTACCGCGGTAGCAAGGTGGTTGTTACCTATCACCCGGCCTATCTACTGCGTAATCCTTCCGCCAAGAAGGATGTTTGGGACGATATGAAGATGATGCTCAGCGATATGGGCGTGCCGATTCCCAAGCCTAAGAAACAATAG
- a CDS encoding co-chaperone GroES has product MAKSARSKTIEYVEPIGARVLVRKDEPKRTTKGGIALPDQAEIPTITGRIVAISTQIENDDDFPLRQYDKILFHPKEAIPVDFETDNQLFVIPVEDVVAVFRRDKAPPPPKED; this is encoded by the coding sequence ATGGCGAAATCAGCCCGCAGTAAGACGATTGAGTATGTTGAACCGATTGGAGCACGCGTGCTTGTCCGCAAGGACGAACCAAAGCGAACCACCAAGGGAGGGATCGCGTTACCCGATCAGGCGGAAATCCCGACGATCACCGGTCGCATCGTAGCGATATCGACGCAGATCGAGAACGATGACGATTTCCCATTGCGACAGTACGACAAGATCTTATTCCACCCAAAAGAGGCAATTCCTGTCGATTTCGAGACAGATAACCAACTCTTCGTTATTCCTGTGGAAGACGTGGTTGCGGTTTTCCGCCGTGATAAAGCCCCTCCACCACCGAAGGAAGATTAG